DNA sequence from the Nicotiana tomentosiformis chromosome 3, ASM39032v3, whole genome shotgun sequence genome:
ccttacctccatATATTTTATCCCCAGATGTCATTGTGAAAGAACTAGAAACAgactaagagaaaaatcaaatagttataaaaataaaatatttacaaaaagagaaggaaaaaaaaaacttgtaaagataaaagtaaaagcctaatgtagaaaaatagttaatttctaagtcctcggcaacggcgccaaaaacttgttgcggccaaacgtacacgcaagtatacgcggtcctcaagtaataaaatgactaaaagtcggatgtcgaacccacgaggacttgtgattaactattaactaaattagactatcctaattatctaaataagaattaaacctaaaaatatttgattctaaactaattaaataaaaaaatataaataatgaactttgaataaagaaagagcagatttttatgatatcaatgtaatgaaaacaatttagggttatgggctatctaacaatcctattgtattctttaattgaattgatcgactaatttatctagcttattggttgacagggttaatattgctcataagaatctgtcgagttcttgctcgcctattcaagctaacttaacgcctatatgtctatggagttagaatcaacaagaacgcatttataattcctgtaaatcaacaaagcaaggaaattaggtatatgtctatcctaaccacgaatctgttccccgatgcccgagttcaagaactttctctactcaatcctatatgcaatctagaattcccactttcgagttcaattctagattcgtagatagtattcaattggtgatcaagcaattaaataattaagcgcaagattgaataaataaaccaatatgataaatcaagaaggcaaaatcaatatccgaataacaatagtcatgaaagaaccacaaccctagaacgtgaagtttagctccacatagacatggtagccaaacaacaaatcatacaaagaaacataaaaattactaagtttggtgagagaaagatggaacttgatgaattccggcctccacggcggctctgtgcttaAGTTTTCTCTCTCAAAATGTCCTTCTCCATtttaaaataggtttaggttggcttttatatgagttgggggcgtttTGGGGTCGAAATAACTGAGTCCCGGTCGAAATAGGACATGTTCACGTTTTTGAGCGTCTAGGGCAGCGTagggcgctggccctggcgctcaaataTTTTAGCTGCTGTAAATTATGCCACAGCCAGCGCCCCATGCTGGCTGTGGCTCTCAAATTTcactttttgcctttttgtcccgatttcgctccaattcgcgccctttcatccgaaattgcatccgaatgatccctacacatagaaataccaaaagttagcacaaataatcatattaaacatctcaaatcgtcaagacatgagcaaaatatgaggcggtatatatcaaaatatgcatacattaagccgattatcaggtgcgactaaaatgtccgcaggtgcgaaactgggcaggaACATAAGGATGGAACTTTGCCAttttattttggaatttttggagctcgaatttgggcgattctggagggattcttcacaggctttgttgtggtaagtgttctatatcctaaagtgattatattttatgaatctattgttatattcatcatttaactcggatttaaatggaagaaaatcaagatttttgtaaaatcttccaaagacaaaaatttaagatttggaggtcgagttgttattggaattcgataaaatttatatggttgaactcatatcggaatgggtgttcggatttcatttaaattttgtcgggttccgaggggaaagcaccgcattgacttttgttgactttttaaaataaatttttaagtcgacgtattattatccggaattgtttccgatgaattttaatgaagttatacaattaatttggatagatttgagctgtccggaggtcaattcaagcaagaaagctattttagaatatcggcctaGCTTCAAATAGGTAAGTGTCtttcttaacctcgagtggggaaattaccccttaggcattgagtcttatgtgccatttgtgaaatgtaaaaaaaccgtgtacgtgaggtgacgagtacatactcgggattatatgtgcaaaatttattgagatAAAGTCTTGAGCAAATCGTGTAGTAATTTGTATAATTGttagtatttattaaatcatctacttgccatgcctaaatccttgttgttgaatttgttttatatgacaatttgatgtgattgttactcgAAAGTTTGtgtaatttcgtgagtattgttggtttgatatttgtgggatttaatttcattatggattttttctctgcaaataattaattaaatgaacttaATAAGAgatattaatataattatctaaatctgGATTAGTGAAGGCgtgccctatgttgattatttttctatctctgttgattgtttttgaggttttatatatacattgtgtggagccttgggctacttgttgtgaaattaattgattttgttatatccttggaatttggtgtggccattgggcaaactgTAATGTGGATTGATTTTGTTAGTTTGCCGTGATAATTTGCCgagtaaattgttgtgttgtgtgagttattattttgaagagataaggatggcatttcaccGTTAATATTATGTAGGTATAAGGGTAGCAtatcactgttgttgtgtttgttggaatattgtctgggcggagtgataaaggtggctataggagcgatataggtggctataggagcgataagggtggctattgatattgtcaggaggtagggataagggcggctataggagagataagggtgactataggagagataagggtggctattgtcagggacgatatgtgatgatgtggagttgtggtgttggtgattttcatgtgatgttgtgattttcttgtgtttatttttataccttgtacaatttgtcttgttgttggtaaattgataataatctgatttatgttgaaattgggagcatgtggctattgccaggcagattataaaatgaaatttgggcatgaggtgctgtgattaaataatgaggatattggcacgtgaattgttcgtgtaGTCGCGATATGAAATGGGGGTAcaaggtgctgtgattaaatgataataatattggcacgtgatcTGTCCGTGCaactgtgatatgaaatgtgggcacgaggtgccggggagaATATGTTGATTTAATTATGgacacgaagtgccgtgaaaatatgaaaatgggctgagacccgtatttacgaaaataTGGTATTGgcctgagacccgtatttttaagattatgaaataaggtatcacatggtgacttcttaattgaaagaattatattcaaaatacttatttggaaggattttatttagaaagtattatatgaaagaattgtatttgaaagatatttatttgagaaaattatatttgaaaagatttattgaaagaattatatttaaaagttaatattttgagaaaattatatgtgaaagacatttatttgaagaccctgatttaattgggtgtacttgtatttattatttgttgaactatattaatggtgttcttgttgtcttattgtgcataacactggttgttttatgttgcccttattgttatttatttcctattattttgtatattatattgcacatgctattagactagttagtgtcttgactgtacctcgtctctactccagtgaggttagtcttgatacttactgggtaccgaccgtggtgtactaatactacacttctactcatttttgtgtagagtcaggtattggagatatcggacttgagcagagttaaagcgggatcgtaaggattcaaggtagagctgcttgatcgtcgcagtccattagagtcttttcatttcattgtactgttaatttgtaatcaaatagtattgtatattcggtcctcgtgatcattccatttattcagttagagttcgtgactcagtactaacagtcttgggaggttgtatattcatatttgtttcgctgttagttttgattacttatttaattaaaaaaatgtaattaaaatcggcttacctagtcttaaagactaggtgccatcacgacgcctgtggtgggattttgggtcgtgacacctatgcAAGATATGACATAAAGCTAATAAGGAAAGAATATGAATGTAAGGCCAATAGGAGAAATAATTTAAGTTACAATCAATAGTGAAGATAAGGGGAACACGAATGGCAACGAGAAATAACAAAGTAATTAAGCAACAACATAGTCGGGGTACGGATGAAGTATGAATGTGTTCAAGTAGTGAAAGCGATGATAACTCAACCAATCAAATCATTCCTAATACACGAATTTCAACAATCCCACTTCTCATAATCTCAGATCATAAATCACAACTTCCAACCATTTAACACACATGGCACTTGTGCCAACATTTTCCATATCACTTCGCACGACAAAATCCACATGCTACCAGGTACTGGgtttaaccaaaactcatattttgcaaatttggcatataactgattattcttcaaagtctgaagcacaatccgaaggtgctgctcatgatcctcttgactgctggagtaaatcaagatatcatcaatgaacgcAACCACaaatgagtccaaataaggcttgaacacccgattcatcaaaccCATAAATGTTGCTGTGGCATTTGttagcctaaatgacatcactaggaattcgtaatgcccataccgagtccgaaaactgtcttagggacatcagatgccctaatattcaactgatggtaaccagaccttaaGTCGATAtatgaaaacaccttggcaccctaaagctgatcgaataagtcatcaattcttggcaacggatatttgtttttgatagtggccttgttgaactaccaataatctatacacatcagcatagagccatatttcttctttacaaatagtaatGGTGCACCTCAAgccgagacactgggtctaatgaatccatgatcaagcaagtcttgtaattgctccttcaattctttcaactccggcggggccatacagtgtggtggaatagaaatgggctgagtgcatgaagctaaatcaatacataagtcaatatctcttTCGGGAGCATTCCtagcagatctgcaggaaatacatatgAAAATTCACGGACAACTGGAACTGAATACATATAAGGAACTTCCGCCCTGGGAtctcgaatataagccaaataagatagataccccttctcgaccatatgctgagctttcacataagagataacattgctgatagaatggccaagagtccctttcaACTCTagtcgaggtaaccccgacatggctaaggtcaccattttggcatgacaatccaatatagtatgataaggtgacagccaatccatacccaagataacactaaaatgaagtagaagatccatgctagtctcaagactcccaatagtaaccacacatgaatgatagacatgatctactacaacagagtctcccaccggtgtagatagacacatagaagcactcagagaatcacgaggtacaaccaaatatgaagcaaaataggaggccacataggaataagtagatcctggatcaaataaaactgaagcatctctatggcaaactggaacaatacctgtgatcacagcatcagatgattCGATCTCAGGCCTAGCtcgaaaagcataaaatcggggttgggccccaccactatgAACCGTGtctctgggatgacctctaactggttggcctctacctctaacggcctgacttccacctctagctggctgagcattcggtgaagcaaccggtgccggtatgattgCACGGGAATTATGCCGAGATTtgttgctcgacaacctagggcaatacctttTGATGTGACTAATATTCCCATACACATAACACCCATCATGTTGCCATGGCTGCTGAAGATAAAGCTGACCCGAACGGACCAGATAACTATTGtgatgactctggagtggtggtgcactgataggagctgaatatgtactaaatgttggctgcctaGAGTAAGGAAAAATAGGACCATAACTcgctgaagcaccgtgagatgcctgaagtccTGAATGAAATGGCTTGGGAGGacgacccctaccaaaattacccctgcctccagacgaggcaccactgaacccaccgaactgacgaggcctcttatcaggcccatgccctctttcctgtgcaagaaccatctcgatcctcctagcaacgTTAGCAGTcatctgaaaggaaatctcacttccggtctccttggccatctgaagccggttagggtgagtgagtccatcaataaacctcctcactctctcttcctcagtaggtagtaaaaggagagcatgacgatcTAGATCAACAAaatgggtctcgtactgagtaacaatcatactgccttGCTGGAGATGCTCAGATTACCTATGGTAATCCTCTCTtgatgtgatagggaggaacttctctagaaatagccgtgagaactgctcccaagtcaatccaagcgacccagctggtctggtcaacatataatctctccaccacctcttggaggAACCcttcatctgaaatgcagcaaaatggaccccattggtctcaactatacccatgttccgcactACCTCATGGCATATGTcgagataatcatgtgggtcctcagaaggtgtaccactgaagtgaactggaaagagcttagtaaacttgtccaacctcaataaagcctcagaagacatggagAGCcaatcaccggcctgtgccgtaAGAACTAGCAGAACTATCCCAATTGGTGGGGATGCTGGAGCTTGATAGTGTGGAGCCACCTGCTCGgtagcgggagtagtgggagtttgtgcacctcccctagcctgtgagacaactggtgccactggaaatgtaccattcagggccacgccctccataagactcaccaaatggactagagtgtCCTAAAGCACCAGAatagctatgaatcctttcgtGACCTGAATTGGTCTAACCGGTatagtctgaactggaacctcctcctgaagatccacctgaggttctacaatggGTGTTGCTgatcgagctctagactgagctctacctctgcctctgcctcggcctcgacctctacccctagtcaTAGTTTCCATCGGGGGATCTGGTCCCTGTcagtcggtagatgtattacgtgttctctccatctttgaaagaataagaatagaatggttcaatcatcgatgatagaataaaatcgcacgacagaataagaaagaagtgatattgttcttaaacttcatagcctctaagagataagtacagatgtctccgtactgatccttcagactctactaagcttgctcatgactcgtgagatctaggTAACCTAGTGCCTTGATACCAACTtgacacgacccaaaattcctacCTCCGGGATCATGAtagcgtctaacatttcacttgctaggcaagccaacgttagaatataattagccattttaacacaattttgaattaattaataacaaagaaacaaatgcggaaataaggTCTGACATAAAGTGAATAATctataataatcgcgatatctaaataccatcccagaactggagtcacaagtgcacgagcttctagaataatacaaataagggtctgaataaaataaagttgtctgaaagaaaacacacagctaaaataaagcagaaggggactttagaactgcggacgctatacagttatacctcaagtctcctctgggtagctgaaatccgagcaagtctatggtacaccactgggaccaactccaaaatttgcacaagaatgcagagtgtagtatgagtacaatcgaccaatgtactctgtaagtgccgagcctaacctcgacgaagtagtgacgaggctaaggcaggtcacttacattaacttttacgcaataatagtaataacaacaataatagaaataaaataggtaactcatttcaacagttgaagccaactcggcagtcataaccaattattagttcaatcaattttcgttgcggcgtgcaaccatctccaacaatataatttaacaactcttaaatataataaaaatgctatcataaataccacatttagtaagaaattattaggcaacaaggcacacaatatttaaaaattatttaggaaacaagtaatgacaagtagcgaTTAATTGTGGAagtcagggagaaaataggtaattttatatttaatatgctaaatgtcaagtagcaattaagacacataaatgaaataagcatgtaacaattattgcatgaattcaagaattaatattgaCAAGggatatgagagaaataattattataataattaatttgtgtcttaaaataatttataatttttaaataattatgcaaataattaatttgacaacgtatagatactcgtcacctcgcatatacgtcgtccACATGagtttcacataacaaataattcaagggttctattccctcaagtcaaggttaaccacgacacttatctcgatttgcaaccaaattcaagattccaataaacctttgcctcacgaattcgtgTTGGAattcctcaaatctagtcataaacaatttaatatactaaatacaaattgtaggaactAATTCcgtatgaaattactaatttttcggattaaaaatctgaaattcatataaaaaatcaacagtgggacccacatctcgaatcctgGAAAAAcacacgaaatccgaacacccattccgattcGAATCCACCcatacaaaaattaaaaaatttcgatgtcaaatggaccttcaaatcttaaattttcatctttggaaaattttataaaaattccaatttcttccatctaaatccgaaataaatgatggatatagacatggatttatgaaatataatatatgataaagaacacttacccaatccgaagtcgtgaaaaactccttcaaaTCGCCCAGAAACCGAGGTTTTAAAACTCAAACAATAATGGCAAAATGACTGATTTTCGATTCTTATGTTTCTGCCAATTTTCCACTTCTTCGACGAAATTGACGCATCTGTGACGTTGCTTTTGCGACTGAAAATGCCACTTCTGTGAAGAAGTTCTGGCCAGGCAAAGCCTTGCATCTGCGGCGGAAAATGCGCATCTGcgctgccttccgcttctgcgatcgcagagTCCGTTTCTACAGACGCGCGGGTGCATTcaagtttccgcacctgcgattttTTCCTCAGCTTTCCCAGGCCGCTTCTTCTAGggatttctcgcttctgcggagctgcTTATGCGGCCAagtcttcgcagaagcgaaggcaccagAAGAAGCAAAATTCCAGTTTTTGCTTAAGTTTAAtttttgttccgatttcgatgcgaatcacacccggggtactcgggaccccatccgaatataccaacatgtcccaaaatataatatggACTTACTTGGGGTCTCAAATCAAGTTTAACAATGTCGAAATTAAAATTCACACTTCGATTTAGACTTATGAATTTCAagcttttcaatttacaaaacttgtatcgaaacatgttaaatgaatccggaatgactttaaatttgtcacacaagtcataaatgacataacagagtaaatatccacccttattcaccagctcaggtatctttttctaactccgttcgaggacgaatgtttgttttagaggtggagaatgtgatgacccaaaatattatctttaaatttaataagtaattctgtgttctaagacctcgaaaagtactatttatcactcctcgacttacgtgcacagtccgtataattttttggaaagtttttatgtgaaaaatggattaaaatgtgaaatagatctttaaaactcaattgagttgactttggtcaacattttgagcaaacaaactcggatcagtgttttgactatttaggtaggtccgtatcgtgatttgggacttgggcatatacccggaatcgaattccgaggtccttagcccgagatatgaaattttgatgaaaaattaaaagatgaaagcttaatgatttttaagaagttactgatattggatttattgacaccgggtccgtattttggttccgaagtcCGGTAtatgtccactataatatttatgacttgtttgccaaatttggtgagaatcagagttgatttgacgtgattcggacgtctggttgtaaaaatataagttctaaagttttcttgaaaatttcctttgatttagtgtccgattcgtagttttaggtgttattttgacgatttgatcaCGCAAgaaagttcatatgatattttaggacttgtgtgcatgtttagtttggagccccgagggctcaggtgagtttcgaataggctacgggatgattttgaacttagaaaatctggtttttgagcttctgctgtcatctggtgcattgtgcatcgcgatcgctaAGCCATTCCTGCGATCACGAAGAGGGAATTTTGAGCCGTGAGTTTTACTCTTCATGTTCGTGAAGATaggcacgcgaacgcgaaaggctagctcccagtgcactgcgaaTGCGAGCACAaagctgcgatcgcgaagaaggaatgaggcagaagttgAAGCATCGAAATtatgctatgcgatcgcataaaccggtacgcgatcgcgtagggctGAGAAAttgttctctgcgatcgcatggccttatacgcgatcgcgtaatgtTAAACAAACCTAGGcaatttttgttctacgcgatcgcgaacgaatttctgCGAGCGCaatgaataaaaatctgaaaaacagaacttaagttctggaaatggggtttctacccattttcaaccattttcaatttttgagctcgggtaaggcaattCTTTGACGATTTTTACGGAAATATATTGgtgtaagtgttccttatcctatattgattatatttcatgatttcatactcatttatatcatgaatccgtaaaattttgggagaaaaatcagatttttataaactcttccaaaaacgaaaatttaagatttgaaggtccatttgacattggaatttgataaattttgtatggttgaactcgtatcggaacgggtgttcggattccgtaattttttttgagatttgaaatatgggtcccactgtcgaatatttaaatgaattttggatttttatccgaaaaattaataaattcatatggaattaattccaatgatccgtattgagtatatcgaattgtttgtgaatagatttgatgcttttggacacaaattcaaaaggaaaggttgtggtcgaataaattattggaatttgcaaagcgaggtagtgttatggttaaccttgacttgagggaatagaacccttaaattatttgttatgtgaaatgcatgtgaatggcgtataggcgaggtgacgagtgtctatacgtcgtcaaattaattatttgcataattatttgaaaatcataaatcgttttaaatcatgaatgaattattatattaattgtttcactcatattccttgtcaaatattatttcttgaattcctgtaataattgtacatgcttatttgacttatgtgttttaattgctatttgacatttagcatattaaatattaaactgcctattttctccacatTTTTTACAAGTAAttactaattgccattgtttgttaataaataaattataattattgtgtatcttgatgcttaatagtttctcattgaacgtggtatttattggagtaatttttattacaattatgagttgtttaaaattatattggtGGAACGGGTTTCACCAAGCAACGGAAATGaaagcaatatatatatatatatatatatatatatatatatatattgggggatcggattgcacgccgcagtagacttatttaaaagtccatattgggggatcgggttgcacaacGCAACAGACTTGcttaaaagtcgatatatatattggggatcgggttgcacgccgtaatagaaatgaatatgaatataatgtgagagcgggttgtacactgcaacgaaaattggttgaaataataatgggttatggctgctgagttggcttcaattattataaatgagttagctgatttatttctattattttgttgttgttactaatattgcgtacaggttaatgtaagtgactctacttcgtcgaggttaggctcagcacttactagtacatggggtcggttatactgatactacactctgcacttcttgtgcaaatttcgaagttggtcccatcggcgtaccatagacatgcttggatttcagctaacagaggagacttgaggtataactgcacgacatccgcagttctgaagtccccgtctactttactttagctttatttatttaagacaactttatttattttcagacagctttatttatttcacacctttatttgtattattctagaagctcgtgcacttgtgacaccaattctgggatggtatttagacaccgttatttttatgaattattcactacatttcagactttacttccgcatttgtttcgttgattattaataaattttaaaattattttaaaatgaataatattattctaacgttggactgcctaacaagtaaaatattatgcgccatcacggtccgaaggtgaaaatttcgggtcgtgacagaagtcATATGATCCttagttatttttctaatatttagggacAATCATTTAATTAAtagcctaatatttaggactttgatACAGAAAACCATATAATTGTCTTTTTGTTGTAAAATCTTTTATATAAGAGTCCTTGacgattttattttattttttgttataaagTTTTAGATTTAGTattgtttattttctttttctttttcggaACTCCTTTGCTTCGTATAATTTATGTAATTTGACTATACAATGATCTATAATAATTTATTCTTTTTCTAATCAGCTAAAAATAATTcatataatatttattattaattaataaataaataaataaattgcatTTTATtctagaaaaatattattatttctatcAATTTATTAATCCTGTTTGAGTCTTCTAAAATGAACAAGGGGaataacttttaaaaaaaatcaaaaaaattcttaagttttgaAGGATTATATGTGACTGCTGAAATTGAAAAGAAGCATGGTAACTTATGAATTTAAAGCGAtagaattaaaaattaaaataaattttagttGAATATATTGACTGATGATTGAGAACTTGCATGAAGATTCAtcattttataaaaaaataacttttattTTATCACTCAAagataatattttaatatattatttataAAGTATTTTAATATTCTTTCTTATTGAGATAGtatacacgcgcaaagcgcgtataATAAGACTAGTTATACTAAAAGTAGGAAGCTCCTACTTTATCATGTCCcaaatctccctccgtaagatgtcctgacgacacctagtctctacaactaggtaagcctaacaatttcagaataatttaaataaaagcAGAATCAACCACTAAACTTTAACAGATAACTATATAACTGAAAAAATGCAGCTCGACATGTACAAGTAAACCAACACTCGAGTATAAACAATTCCCAGAGACCTGGTAgtcacaagtcacaagcttctaagagaaaactaggtgtctctatacatcagagtatAAGGAAAATACAGAAAACAAAAcaacataggagggaatagagggggactccgagatctgcggacactgacatatataccttgaagtctccgtagcaGTAGCAAGTACACTTAGCTAATAGCGCGgttggtaggaggtacctggatctacacataaaatatgtgcagaagagtataagtacaccacaatagtacc
Encoded proteins:
- the LOC138908333 gene encoding uncharacterized protein — its product is MIVTQYETHFVDLDRHALLLLPTEEERVRRFIDGLTHPNRLQMAKETGSEISFQMTANVARRIEMVLAQERGHGPDKRPRQFGGFSGASSGGRGNFGRGRPPKPFHSGLQASHGASASYGPIFPYSRQPTFSTYSAPISAPPLQSHHNSYLVRSGQLYLQQPWQHDGCYVYGNISHIKRYCPRLSSNKSRHNSRAIIPAPVASPNAQPARGGSQAVRGRGQPVRGHPRDTVHSGGAQPRFYAFRARPEIESSDAVITDLLGMLPKEILTYVLI